A region of Acetomicrobium sp. S15 = DSM 107314 DNA encodes the following proteins:
- a CDS encoding ABC transporter ATP-binding protein has product MALIEAEGVRKVYRMDGVTVEALKGVSFGINKGEFVAIMGPSGSGKSTLMHILGCLDVPTSGRYLLDGVDVGSLSRDGLAGIRNRKIGFVFQGFNLLQRMSALENVELPMLYGGVPSKERAEKALAALKTVGLEERKDHRPNQLSGGQQQRVAIARALVNDPPLILADEPTGNLDTKTSVEVMELLVSLNEEHDKTIVLVTHEPDIASFSKRIIRVLDGSISSDEAVIKHDGIA; this is encoded by the coding sequence ATGGCCCTGATCGAGGCAGAAGGGGTTCGTAAGGTTTACCGTATGGACGGGGTGACCGTGGAGGCCCTTAAGGGGGTGAGCTTCGGCATAAACAAGGGGGAGTTCGTAGCGATCATGGGGCCCTCTGGCTCCGGCAAGTCCACGCTTATGCACATTTTAGGCTGCCTCGACGTGCCGACGAGCGGGCGCTATCTGCTCGATGGTGTAGATGTAGGGTCTTTATCTCGAGATGGGCTGGCTGGGATTAGAAATCGCAAGATAGGCTTTGTCTTTCAGGGCTTCAACCTTCTCCAGCGCATGTCTGCGCTGGAGAACGTGGAACTCCCCATGCTCTACGGCGGTGTGCCTTCGAAAGAGCGTGCAGAAAAGGCGCTTGCGGCCTTGAAGACGGTCGGCCTGGAAGAGAGGAAGGACCACCGGCCCAATCAGCTCTCCGGTGGACAGCAGCAAAGGGTAGCTATCGCGAGGGCGCTTGTGAACGATCCGCCCCTAATTTTGGCAGACGAGCCTACGGGCAACCTCGACACCAAAACCAGCGTAGAAGTGATGGAATTGTTGGTCTCGCTGAACGAAGAGCATGACAAGACGATCGTCCTCGTCACGCATGAACCCGACATCGCCTCTTTCAGCAAACGCATCATCCGCGTCTTAGACGGCTCCATTTCATCGGATGAGGCGGTGATAAAACATGATGGGATTGCTTGA
- a CDS encoding TolC family protein, translating to MRRSVLLSFALAVSLVSQCFAQGDIAQGEVLTLQKCLQIALARHPDVLAAGRRVESEIARTGQIAAADRINVDASASYARRSPASAVDRTYDDYTASVALSQKISDSGRNAAQLRVQSEMTTASRSNFMGVAEQVAYGVREAYFGVLAAKRNVEVASEVVKQFEEHLLQAQGFYEAGVAPRFDVTKAQVDLSNAKLELIRTESALELAWRTLDNAMGMPRAPNYDIEEALTFEPHEISVNEAASRAYSHRPDLKAMEAQRRAAEESVTFAAKGDAAVLSLFAAYSFQGENFPLEEGWNTGLSISIPVVDGRLVQNQVKEAQANLQAAMADEESLRQKVLLEVQDAYLSLVESRERIAVAELGVKQAMENLELAMGRYAAGVGSPIEVTDATVSYRDAQNNHVQALYDYNIAHAALLKAMGEGALSL from the coding sequence ATGAGACGCTCGGTATTGCTCTCTTTTGCGCTCGCGGTGTCGCTCGTCTCACAGTGTTTCGCTCAAGGAGACATAGCTCAAGGAGAAGTCTTAACCCTCCAGAAGTGCCTTCAGATAGCCCTGGCACGCCATCCTGATGTGTTGGCAGCCGGCAGGCGTGTCGAATCGGAGATAGCCCGCACCGGGCAAATAGCGGCGGCAGACCGCATTAACGTGGACGCCTCGGCGAGCTATGCCAGGCGCTCTCCTGCGTCTGCTGTTGATCGAACCTACGACGACTATACTGCGAGTGTGGCACTCTCGCAAAAGATCTCCGATTCCGGAAGGAATGCTGCTCAACTTCGCGTTCAGAGCGAGATGACGACCGCCTCTCGAAGCAACTTTATGGGCGTGGCCGAGCAGGTCGCTTACGGCGTTAGAGAGGCATATTTCGGCGTGTTGGCCGCCAAAAGGAATGTAGAGGTCGCCAGTGAGGTGGTCAAGCAGTTCGAAGAACATCTCCTCCAGGCTCAGGGTTTCTATGAAGCAGGTGTGGCACCGCGCTTTGACGTGACGAAAGCGCAGGTGGATCTTAGCAATGCGAAGCTTGAGCTCATAAGGACGGAATCCGCACTGGAACTGGCATGGCGAACGCTTGACAACGCGATGGGCATGCCCCGCGCTCCCAATTACGACATAGAAGAAGCGCTGACTTTTGAGCCCCACGAGATCTCCGTGAACGAGGCAGCCTCCCGCGCTTATTCCCACAGGCCGGACCTCAAGGCCATGGAAGCTCAGAGGCGCGCCGCCGAAGAGTCGGTTACATTTGCAGCCAAGGGAGATGCTGCAGTTTTGTCGCTCTTCGCCGCCTACAGTTTTCAAGGGGAGAACTTTCCGTTGGAAGAGGGGTGGAATACGGGGCTTTCCATCTCCATCCCTGTCGTCGACGGCAGGCTCGTCCAAAACCAGGTAAAGGAAGCTCAGGCGAACCTGCAAGCTGCCATGGCCGACGAGGAATCGCTTCGCCAGAAAGTGCTACTGGAGGTGCAAGACGCCTACCTAAGCTTGGTGGAGTCGAGAGAGCGCATAGCCGTGGCCGAGCTGGGGGTGAAGCAGGCTATGGAAAACTTGGAGTTAGCCATGGGGCGCTATGCCGCGGGCGTAGGGAGCCCTATCGAGGTGACGGACGCTACCGTTAGCTATCGCGACGCCCAGAACAACCATGTCCAGGCGCTATACGATTACAACATAGCCCATGCAGCGCTTTTGAAAGCGATGGGGGAAGGTGCGTTATCGTTATGA
- a CDS encoding tRNA-binding protein has product MATINFEQFEAVEMRVGCILRAERNEKARKPAYKLWIDFGEEIGLKQSSAQIVDLYAPEELAGRLVVAVTNFPPKMVAGWVSEVLVLGVPDDEGRVCLLSVDDSPPLGARVF; this is encoded by the coding sequence ATGGCGACGATAAACTTCGAGCAGTTTGAAGCTGTTGAGATGCGGGTTGGGTGCATTTTGAGGGCCGAGCGCAACGAAAAGGCACGCAAGCCTGCCTATAAGTTGTGGATAGACTTTGGCGAGGAAATCGGCCTAAAACAGAGCAGCGCCCAGATTGTAGACCTCTACGCCCCAGAGGAGTTAGCTGGGCGCCTCGTGGTGGCCGTGACGAATTTCCCTCCGAAAATGGTGGCAGGATGGGTTAGTGAGGTCCTGGTCTTGGGCGTCCCTGATGACGAAGGAAGGGTTTGCCTCCTCAGCGTGGATGATTCGCCCCCTTTAGGAGCCCGCGTGTTTTAA
- a CDS encoding ABC transporter permease, protein MMGLLETAKISLRSLWANKMRSGLAILGVIIGVGAVIAMIAVGRGASLQIESHISSMGSNILIIVPGTTTSGGVRMGAGTQQSLSLDDAIAIEKECSAVSHVSPELSGVAQVVYGNRNWSTGVIGTTEGMMDVHNWSVSSGRFLTDQDVRSSTKVAVIGETVAYELFGNANPVGEIIRIKKVPFQVVGVLAPKGQSAFGSDQDDVIFVPVTTAQKRLFGTPFPRMVRRISVKARDAESIYLAQEQITALLRQRHRIGPNQDDDFTVRNLTQAMEAAQQSTQAMTLLLGAIASVSLLVGGIGIMNIMLVSVTERTREIGIRMAVGARPRDIRLQFLIEAFLLSVIGGIAGIALGTFLSQMLVLLFNWSTSISPSSILLAFGFSGFVGVFFGFYPAYKASLMDPIEALRYE, encoded by the coding sequence ATGATGGGATTGCTTGAGACGGCAAAAATTTCCTTGAGGTCGCTGTGGGCCAACAAGATGCGCTCTGGGCTTGCCATCCTGGGTGTAATCATCGGCGTTGGCGCCGTCATAGCCATGATCGCAGTTGGGCGCGGCGCCAGCCTGCAGATAGAGAGCCACATCTCCAGCATGGGGAGTAACATCCTCATAATCGTGCCTGGGACCACCACCTCCGGCGGAGTGCGCATGGGAGCAGGCACACAGCAATCCCTTTCCCTCGATGACGCCATTGCGATCGAGAAAGAGTGTTCTGCCGTATCGCATGTCTCACCCGAGCTATCCGGCGTGGCTCAAGTGGTCTACGGCAATCGGAACTGGTCGACAGGCGTGATAGGCACGACGGAGGGGATGATGGACGTGCACAACTGGAGCGTCTCTTCGGGCAGATTTTTGACAGACCAAGATGTGCGCAGCAGCACGAAAGTGGCCGTCATAGGCGAAACGGTGGCCTATGAACTCTTCGGCAACGCGAATCCGGTCGGAGAGATCATAAGGATAAAGAAGGTGCCATTTCAGGTGGTAGGAGTTCTGGCTCCTAAAGGTCAGTCCGCCTTCGGTTCTGATCAGGATGACGTGATATTCGTTCCTGTCACGACGGCGCAGAAGCGCCTCTTCGGCACGCCATTTCCGAGGATGGTGCGGCGGATCAGCGTGAAGGCTCGCGATGCCGAAAGCATATACCTCGCCCAAGAGCAGATAACGGCGCTGCTGAGGCAGAGGCACCGCATAGGGCCAAATCAGGATGACGATTTCACAGTCAGAAACCTCACCCAGGCGATGGAGGCGGCACAACAATCCACTCAGGCCATGACGCTCCTTTTGGGAGCAATAGCTTCGGTTTCCCTGTTGGTGGGCGGCATAGGTATAATGAACATAATGTTGGTTTCAGTCACAGAGCGCACGAGGGAAATAGGCATACGCATGGCCGTGGGCGCAAGGCCGCGCGACATAAGGCTCCAATTCCTCATAGAGGCGTTTTTGCTCTCTGTCATTGGCGGAATAGCGGGAATCGCTTTGGGAACGTTTCTTTCGCAAATGCTGGTGCTCCTTTTTAACTGGAGCACGTCAATTTCCCCCTCCTCGATACTGCTGGCCTTTGGTTTTTCCGGCTTTGTTGGCGTATTCTTCGGCTTTTACCCAGCTTACAAAGCCTCCCTCATGGACCCCATCGAGGCCTTACGTTACGAATGA
- a CDS encoding efflux RND transporter periplasmic adaptor subunit yields MKKRWVFVVVAAVIAIFVASRAFRGDGENVVYRTEPATRGEIVASVSATGTLSAVTTVEVGTQVSGTIKEIYVDYNSQVEKGQLIALINPETFEAQVEQAKANLALAQAGVLKAKATLDDAKRNLERMKQLANRNLIAQSELDAAQTQYALAEAGLSEAQAQVAQAQAALKKAQVDLKNTRIYSPVNGVVISKSVDVGQTVAASFQTPTLFTIAEDLTKMQIETSVDEADIGRVSVGQEVVFTVDAYPSITFSGSVYQVRIEPIKVENVITYTTVVSVENPELKLKPGMTANVTIITDRRPQALRVPSAALRFRPSDHPLAGKISGEAVWIVKDGGIHPIAIESGISDGRYVEVASGEVKEGDLVVVEEGRSTKSSTSRGRRFPF; encoded by the coding sequence ATGAAGAAGAGGTGGGTTTTTGTCGTTGTGGCAGCCGTGATAGCCATCTTCGTCGCAAGCAGGGCCTTTCGTGGCGACGGCGAAAATGTGGTTTACCGGACCGAACCGGCAACCAGGGGAGAAATTGTAGCATCCGTGTCGGCCACGGGGACGCTTTCTGCCGTGACGACGGTGGAGGTCGGCACTCAGGTTTCGGGCACGATAAAAGAGATCTACGTGGACTACAACTCGCAAGTTGAGAAAGGGCAGTTGATCGCGCTCATAAACCCTGAGACCTTCGAGGCTCAGGTGGAACAGGCTAAGGCAAACCTCGCGCTTGCCCAAGCCGGTGTGCTCAAGGCCAAAGCGACGCTGGATGACGCTAAGAGAAATCTGGAGCGCATGAAGCAGCTTGCCAACCGAAATCTCATCGCGCAGAGCGAGCTTGACGCGGCGCAGACCCAGTATGCCTTGGCCGAAGCAGGCCTCTCCGAGGCTCAGGCCCAAGTGGCCCAGGCTCAGGCAGCGCTCAAGAAAGCGCAAGTAGACCTGAAAAATACCAGGATCTATTCGCCTGTCAACGGCGTGGTCATCTCCAAGAGCGTGGACGTAGGCCAAACCGTGGCGGCCAGCTTTCAAACCCCTACCCTGTTTACGATTGCGGAGGACTTGACGAAGATGCAGATTGAAACCAGCGTGGACGAGGCCGACATAGGCCGTGTTTCCGTGGGCCAGGAAGTGGTCTTTACAGTCGATGCATATCCGAGCATTACCTTTTCCGGTAGCGTCTATCAGGTGCGGATAGAGCCTATCAAAGTGGAAAACGTCATCACCTATACCACGGTAGTATCCGTCGAAAACCCTGAGCTAAAACTCAAGCCTGGCATGACCGCGAACGTGACGATCATAACCGATAGGCGCCCTCAGGCACTCAGGGTTCCAAGTGCCGCCCTGCGCTTCCGTCCGTCCGATCATCCGTTGGCCGGTAAGATAAGCGGAGAGGCTGTTTGGATCGTGAAGGACGGCGGCATCCATCCCATAGCGATCGAAAGCGGCATCTCGGATGGTCGTTACGTGGAGGTCGCTTCCGGCGAAGTGAAAGAGGGAGATTTGGTTGTGGTCGAGGAGGGGCGTTCGACCAAAAGTTCGACCTCGCGCGGCAGGAGGTTTCCGTTTTAA